In Halovulum dunhuangense, one genomic interval encodes:
- a CDS encoding UDP-N-acetylglucosamine--N-acetylmuramyl-(pentapeptide) pyrophosphoryl-undecaprenol N-acetylglucosamine transferase, with protein MSAQPLLVIAAGGTGGHMFPAQALAEEMLARGWRVKLSTDPRGARYAGGFPAAVDRVVLRSASFARGGLVQKLLAPVKIGFGILGALVSMLRDRPACVAGFGGYPALPAMAASWALRIPRLIHEQNGVLGRVNEVFATRVDAIACGTWPTELPKGVEGIDIGNPVRASVRALAGAEYDVPNGGALQLLVFGGSQGASVMRMVPKALALLPEDIRTRLVVSQQARDADADEVRAAYAALGIPADIRPFFDDIPERMARAQLVVSRSGASSVADIAAIGRPAIFVPYAAAVRDEQTANARGLAEAGAATVIREAELTPERLARHIAAILSDGSAAARAAAAAARLGKPDAAERLADLVETLTRKARR; from the coding sequence ATGAGCGCGCAGCCGCTTCTGGTGATCGCGGCCGGCGGCACGGGCGGGCACATGTTCCCCGCCCAGGCGCTGGCCGAAGAGATGCTGGCCCGCGGCTGGCGGGTCAAGCTGTCCACCGATCCGCGCGGCGCGCGCTATGCGGGGGGCTTCCCGGCGGCGGTCGACCGGGTGGTGCTGCGTTCGGCCAGCTTCGCGCGGGGCGGGCTGGTCCAGAAGCTGCTGGCGCCGGTCAAGATCGGCTTCGGCATCCTCGGGGCGCTGGTCTCCATGTTGCGCGACCGGCCGGCCTGTGTCGCGGGGTTCGGCGGCTATCCGGCGCTGCCCGCGATGGCCGCGTCCTGGGCATTGCGCATCCCGCGCCTGATCCATGAACAGAACGGCGTGCTTGGCCGGGTGAACGAGGTCTTCGCGACCCGCGTCGATGCCATCGCCTGCGGGACATGGCCGACCGAACTGCCCAAGGGTGTCGAGGGCATCGACATCGGCAACCCGGTGCGGGCGTCGGTCCGGGCGCTGGCGGGGGCGGAGTATGACGTGCCCAACGGCGGCGCGCTGCAGCTTCTGGTGTTCGGCGGCTCGCAGGGGGCAAGCGTGATGCGCATGGTGCCCAAGGCACTGGCCCTGTTGCCCGAGGATATCCGCACCCGGCTGGTGGTCAGCCAGCAGGCCCGCGATGCCGATGCCGACGAGGTGCGTGCCGCCTATGCGGCGCTGGGAATTCCGGCGGACATCCGGCCCTTCTTCGACGATATCCCCGAACGCATGGCCCGCGCGCAGCTTGTCGTAAGCCGCTCGGGCGCGTCCTCGGTGGCCGATATCGCGGCGATCGGCAGGCCCGCGATCTTTGTCCCCTACGCCGCGGCGGTGCGAGACGAGCAGACGGCGAATGCCCGCGGACTGGCGGAAGCCGGCGCAGCGACGGTGATCCGGGAAGCCGAGTTGACACCCGAGCGCCTGGCACGGCATATCGCCGCGATCCTGTCGGACGGGTCGGCCGCCGCGCGCGCGGCCGCTGCGGCGGCGCGGCTTGGAAAGCCCGATGCCGCAGAACGCCTGGCCGACCTTGTCGAGACCCTGACCCGGAAGGCCCGCCGATGA